A window of the Patagioenas fasciata isolate bPatFas1 chromosome 32, bPatFas1.hap1, whole genome shotgun sequence genome harbors these coding sequences:
- the YJU2B gene encoding probable splicing factor YJU2B, with the protein MGERKGTNKYYPPDFDPAKHGSLNKYHHSHPLRERARKLAQGILVIRFEMPYNIWCDGCKNHIGMGVRYNAEKKKVGTYYTTPIYRFRMKCHLCVNFIELQTDPAGCDYVIVRGARRKEERWDMAENQQLLPTAPEEKERLETDAMFRLERGEADRAALRRAGPTLAALQEAQSAWKDDFALNSRLRRRFREEKKTLREEEEAAAAPKEEEEEEDRRVAALLALRSPLSYEEKQRMKRTEICGRSWFPHQNGGAPRKPGFGGPPATPAGLGIVRRRAAGAPGEPGGAQRDGAPPAPPPSASLVADYSDSDGEGA; encoded by the exons ggcgAGCGCAAAGGCACCAACAAGTACTACCCGCCCGACTTCGACCCGGCCAAG catgGCTCCCTCAACAAGTACCACCACAGCCACCCCCTGCGCGAGCGCGCGCGCAAGCTGGCCCAGGGCATCCTGGTCATCCG GTTCGAGATGCCCTACAACATCTGGTGCGATGGCTGCAAGAACCACATCGGGATGG GCGTCCGCTACAACGCGGAGAAGAAGAAAGTGGGCACCTACTACACGACACCCATTTACCG gttcCGCATGAAGTGCCACCTGTGCGTCAACTTCATCGAGCTGCAGACGGACCCCGCGGGCTGCGACTACGTGATCGTGCGCGGCGCGCGGCGCAAGGAGGAGCGCTGGGACATGGCGGAgaaccagcagctgctccccacCG CGCCGGAGGAGAAGGAGCGGCTGGAGACGGACGCCATGTTCCGGCTGGAGCGCGGCGAAGCCGACCGAGCCGCGCTGCGCCGCGCCGGCCCCACGCTGGCCGCGCTGCAGGAGGCGCAGAGCGCCTGGAAGGACGACTTCGCGCTCAACTCCCGGCTCCGACGCCGCTTCAGG GAGGAGAAGAAGACgctgcgggaggaggaggaggcggcggcggcgccgaaggaggaggaggaagaggaagatcgGCGCGTGGCCGCGCTGCTCGCGCTCCGCAGCCCGCTCT cCTACGAGGAGAAGCAGCGGATGAAGCGCACGGAGATCTGCGGCCGCTCCTGGTTCCCTCACCAGAACGGGGGGGCCCCGCGCAAACCGGGCTTCGGGggcccccccgccacccccgccGGCCTCGGCATCGTGCGGCGCCGCGCTGCGGGGGCTCCCGGAGAGCCGGGGGGGGCGCAACGCGACGgggcccccccggcgcccccccccAGCGCCTCCCTCGTCGCCGATTATTCGGATTCGGACGGGGAAGGCGCCTGA